In Calliopsis andreniformis isolate RMS-2024a chromosome 9, iyCalAndr_principal, whole genome shotgun sequence, the genomic window TCTGAGATAAGTCAATGGACTGTAATACTGTAGACAGGGAATTAAAACCATGAATATGTGAAAAAAGTAGAACAACTATCCCTGAGAACCTAATCTCCATATTCACAATTAACAATTATGATTCCTGATTAGGTGCCTTTGAAATAGTCATTTCTTACAAAAAAGTCAGAAGAACCTGTTTCTAATCTTCTATACTGATCAAACTAATTATTAGACTGTAGATTTTTATGCATATGTAAGAAATTGTAACATGCAAAACCGTATAAAATATCGAAAGCTAAACTTTCTAATATTCGGAGGGTGAAACAAATCTCTAAGTTTCACTTCTCCAATTAGAATATAAAACCAGAAATATGCACAAACATCCAACACAGGGTCTCCTGATCAAAATATAAAATCATCGTACCAGTTTCAACAGCAATTTCTTCAGCGTCTAATATTATTTCAAGTCCTCCACTCTCAACTTTTAACCCACCCCGCTACATTTTCTCTAATATCATTTTCATGTCAACAGGTTCGAGGTCAGAGTTCCCACACGTCCTCAAGATCTCATAAAGACCCAGGGAGAGGCAAAACGAGGCACAGAGAAGAAACCGAAAAAGCTGGTAACCCCAGCGCATCCATTGCACTCTCCATGTTCTCCGCTCAGCGTTCGCGTGCATTTATCGTGGTCGCGCGTACGACGCTGCCAAATATAACCGAGAAGCGTGAAACGCGTGCGCCACGATTGCCTCGTAAGACGAGCGAGCGAAGTCGTGGTGGTCGACTGTGGCGCGTTTAAATGTTAAGCCGAGTACCTAGGCTAACTAGCGCTCGCTCGCTCACTCGGCTGTCGGTTAGCCAGTTGGTTTCGTGTCACCGTTGCTGCCGTGTTGTGGCAAATGGCCAACAGAAACAGGTACATGCGTAGGCGATCTGCGTGTCGAGGTAAGTCCAGGCTTGGGTACACTGTATCCAGATATTTATCAAAGCCATCACTCTCTAGCAACTCAATACTCTAATCTCTCACGAATTCTAGGAActctttgcaactattcattgaaGAGGCCAGGGTCGAAGGCTCCCACTACTCCCCAACGCTGGCGATAATCAGAAGAGGAAGAACGTACCCAAGGCTGGACTCACTAATCCTACGAGATCGTCGAGAAGCCAGTTACGCGTTTACGTGTAATTCACACTCGCAGGGGTTTACAGGAAGAGTTAGAGAAGCGTCTCGTTGCGTTCGTGCTACCTCGGAAGGCGATGTGTCGTTAGACTCTGGCGTGACGTCGAGCTTCGCGTCGAACTCTCTGATCGGTTCAGGCGCGTTGCGGTGGACCCAGGGCTCCCAGTCTCGCCTGGGCCACCAGGACAGGTTCCCCGGCATCAGCAAGTTCACCTCCTGTCCAGACATCGTCGCAGAAGACGAGGACGCGGCCGAGGGTGGTCCACCGTCGGCTGCACGCGCGCACCAGCCTCCTGGGTGATCCAGGGTGACGATGTGCTCTGTGCACCAATCGATTTCGAGTTCTAGGATACGCTGTACCTTCCTCACGGGCGCATCTTGCCAAAAGCAACGCGTATTTCTAAATCCAGGTTGATCGATTCTGGGTCACCAGATGCCGGGGACGATCGTGCTGCGATTTCGAGCGAAACACAGCGACCGTCTACTGCGTCGAGTTACCTTGATCCTCGTGGTGATAAATACCGAGGACAGTAAGAAGGATCTCTCCTCTCGTCGATCCTCTATGCTTCCAAGTGAACAGATATTCTGAGAATCTTCTTGATTCTCTCTGGATTGATCCTGACTGATCTCTGGAAGCTTTTAATAATTCTCCAATGCGCACACTGTATTCACTGTGAAAGAAGGATTGATTCCGAACTGTCCATCGATGCTCATGCTCCAGTCTCTGCTCAGGGTCCTATCCTCGCTGGATAGACAGGAACCAATCGCTGTGTCAGAGTTCACCGATCGATTGGCGATCTCTCGGAAGTGGCGGTCGAGGAGGAAACTGTCTGCGCGCGTGTCTGAGCTTCCGGCGGGCCGGCTTCCCTGCCGGCGCGTTtcccgacgacgacgacgatgcgGACGGTGTTGCGCTGGCCATCTGGCGCAAACTCGCACTAAAACCGCGGCGAAACCGCGTGACGAGTCCCCCTCGAAAATAGTCGCCAGTCGAAAATAGCCGACGCCGAGTAAGAAAGAAGAATCATCGGCATTTGCTCCGGGTACACGTTACACGCGTCGCGCTAGTTGCGTCGCGGCCTTCTCCAGAGACTGATTCCCGCGCGCTCTTCGCGCGTACCGATCTCCTCTTCGTCCGCGCGCTCTTTTTCTTTCCTCTTCATTCTCCCCTTCGTATCGATCTGTTTCTCCTCTCGAGCCGAACCCGCGTATTTATATCGCGCCGCGCGATCCATTGTATCGAAAAGCCTGggatctttctctctctctctctctctctgtcgtgGGGGAAACACGGACATCCTTGTGCTCCGAGAGATAACCAGCGAACGCTAATATCGGGACACTTCTCGCCCGAGTCTCCGTTTACATTCGGATGATTCATCCGTTCTATATCCGTGGACAAGTATTTTTTTCCACGCCGAGCGGCGCGGATGATGGATGGAGCAATAACACGAACGACCAACAGAAAGAAGCGAGAGGCTTTTCAACAGCTCACCGAGGAACCACGAAAATTACCTCGTCCTAGGGGACAGCTAACGAAGACGTTAGGACGAGCCTTCGAAGGTAGATGGTAACCGATAGAGTACCGTGGCACCTGCCGATGCGTGATCTTGCAGGGAACGAGGCAGGGGTAATTGCAAGGACCTGCGAGACTATCCTTCCTTCTTTTCTACCGCTACTCGAGTTTATATTTGCGTGTAAGTCTGGGCGAATAGACAAACGGCCGGAATATGCAACGGGTATTATGGTAACCATGTTCGACGTCTTTAGACTCACCTGACTTCTGGAGGACGGCGAACGATGGCGGTGGCGATCCTGGCTCGCCGACGACGAGGCATGGTGCCGGTAGATCCTTGGGCGACGGGACGAGGTCGGATGCGCTAGACGGTCACGATCGCGATCACGGTGCCCGTTTTGCCGTCCACTGCTCGGCGATCGACGATGGCTCCGCTTGTACCGTCGCTCCTGGCTTGTGCCACGGTCGTGCTGACGTGACCTCAGCACGCGTTCTCCGCTGGAAttggaaaattgggaattgttaGTTGGAGGATCGGTTCAGCTGCTGAGCTTCGAACTGGAAAATAGCATTTGGTATTATTGTGGGTGTATTGGTTGAGGGAAGTGGGTGGGCTGGATATGAGATTTGTCTTGGGTCTCTCAGATTGAGTGTAATTAAGCACCTTGACCTTTTCTGAGATTCTTGTAAGTAGGAAATGTTAATTTGTTGGGTTCAGAGTGAAGGTCCACTTGTGAGACTGATGAATCGTATTTTTAATTTGTGTAGAAAATCGTGGTGTGGTTAAACGAATGCAGGTCGATGCAATTTGTGGAGTTATTTGTTGGTACTGTTGTCACtgaatatgtaaataatattggtAAGTTTTAGTTATTAGTATTCTTTCCTTTGCATTGTAGTTTTCTGTCGAAAATCGAAAATCTAAAGTGCAGAGATTATAAAACAGATAAATTTAGTTCTTCCTCATCCTTCGTTAGGATGTCATAAAAATGGAAAATAGCCAAGTTTTCATCGTACTTTCTAATCATAGCTTACTCGACAATTTTATTCATCAGATTTTAGGTTTATTTCACTTTTACAGCTGTGAATATAATCAAGGGACACTCTATGAGAAAGTAGTTTAAAGAGTTCATATGTCTTCCTCTGTGTCTGATTCTGCTACGCTGGACAGTGAAACCGAAGCTAGAAATCCTAGCACAAttactggaaataatcttactttcACTAGACTCTTCCAATGACTTCGCAATGAAAAAGGGGGAAAGGAATAAACTCTTGGCGCTTTTCTAACGCGCTGCCCAAAGCATCTGCAGAATCACGTTCCTGGATAATTTCAGAGCGAACATAATATCAGAGATGAAAGTCGTATTGAGTAGCTAGCATAATAATATCTTTCCCGAGCATCTGACTCGCACAATACATTATTTATGATGTTATCGGAGATGATAATGAAGCCATTCAgcgtgaaatgaggatagaatTCTAATTTTTTTCGACGCAGAATAATACTTTGTACCATTGCTAGAAAAAGTCAGAAATCTCAATCGATTAAATGTCTTGAAACAACAACTAATTATTGTGGTAATTGTAGCTGccttttttataataaatttcaCAAAAACTGCATGACGCAGAATTCAACCTTTAATAAGCAACTCTTTTTATTTGGACAATCTAGGTTTTTGTTGGTTCTGTGTTCGTGAGTCTGATGTCGTGTTGCTGCAGAAATTCTTCCGCTGAGTTTCGTATTGATTATAAATACAGTTCTCCATCTACATTTATTGTTAGTAATAGATATAATTTTAGAGACGATTTAACATTTTACAGCCTGATCGATAGATTCCCACAACTCGAGTAGCTTCCAAACTACAAAAGACAAAAAAGGGTCAACTCAGCTAAAGTTAAGAGGAATCTATCACTCTTCTTAATCGATTTTGTTTCTATTTTATTAATCACAATCATCTCCTTGTGTACTTAAGGGTACTTCTGGTGTACAAAGATGATCTTGAGCCACATACGTCCCTTTGTTTATCACACGATAAAGGCTCATCGAGTGAATGAAACTGCGAATATTGGGCCACCGAAGGCCGTCTTAACGTTATACATACAAATGACACGAATTACTTATAACGACCCTCAGGTAAGCAAAAAAAGTAGCGAAGGTCATGCATGTGGAATCGTGAGAATATTTGCCACCTCCCACGAGTCCTATTTAGGTGACAATGATTGGACCACCCTGAGCACTCGTACAGACACATACAATGCAAAACAAAAGAGGAGGAAAAGGAGAACAGGAAAGGCACGACTGTATCTACCATCGCGCAGATTAACCTGTATGCTTAATATAGCATATTTGATTTGAAGTTGAACTGACTGAGAGAATCAGGCTCTGGCCACGAGCTGCACACAAAATGTACACGAGTATTTTAGAGCAACAGTGAGTTGACCTACTTAAGCTGTCTGGCTTCAAATAGACCATTTCACTTCAGAGTATTCGTTGAGGTCTTCTGTAGTCAACCTCGATCGGCTGGCCCGTGTCGAACAGCCGAATTTCAAGGGTACACTGTTACCTTTGCGCATTCCCTAGATTTCTAATGGCACAGTGGATCTAAGGCAAGGCTACGTTCCCATAGTTTTCAGCAATGTTgcatcattcttaattttaacTCGCCGAGGTGATGGCAGATAACAATTGTTTGTACGATAAAGAAGTAGACGAAAAAGGATCGAAAATTCGCCACCAGTGTCACGGTGAGTCACGCAAAGGAAGTCATCGAGATTTCTAATTGCATGTCCTAATAACATCGCCCACTGACGACagcagaaaatacagaatagatcaCAAACAACGTTATATTTTTTACTGTGTTTTTTATGTTGCAGTTAGGAAAAATGTCAAGAAATATGAGTCTGCGAAGTTTTACACCTAAGGTATAATTAAAGTGAACCTAGCATGCATTCAGGAATACTGTTTCACAACATTCTATCGCAACTTGATAATACTGATATGGACAATTGAAAAATATGTTATGGGAGAACtttacaaaattatttttaaacgaTATCGTTCATTTCAGCCACGTTTACTTTTTTACGTCGTAGATAGTTGGTTCTAATGACTGAGCAACTTTTATCAGCATCGAAGTGTCAGAACATAGTGCAATTTCATATGTAAATGTCAGGAATGTTCTCAAACGAAGAATACGCAAGCACGATTTTCGTTTACGACGATATCGTAACATGCAAAAGTCAATTTACGATAGAAGTTCGTAGAAACAATTAACAATGCATTCACTCAACTAAAACAAGACAGAAATGAAACACGTAGGTGGATGTATTCAATATCTCAATGGTAACAAGAACGTATCAGAAACAAGGGCTAGTATTTTTGAAATGACAAACTTGAGAACATGTTTCTCTAGTTTATTCCTAGAAAaactagaaataaaatattttctacaATAAGTACCCAAACGAATTTTTGCTAATACAAAAATTGCCTCAACAAAATTAACCCATTTCTAATAAAAACTTTAAGCAACTTGAAACACTTCAACAACGAACCCATTACTATCATCATATTTAATATGTCTACTATATCTTCTAACTTGAACATTTTCCTGCCTCCTACTTCTGTTTCCTCATAAGACACTTACCAATGTCGACCAATCCCAAACTACAATTAATATCAACTACATACAGACCACAAACAAATGTTGAGGCGTATCGATGCAGCCGTTCAACATTTATAATCCTCGTGGTTAGAATAGGCGATTAACGCTGGATCGCGATAATCGAGATCGATTCTTGAGCACTGTGCAGCTCGATGGAAGACCGGACACGAGCTCTCGAGGCGCGCGAAACTTTCACGATCGTATCGTTCGGAAGTGACTTTCGATGCAAATCACAGAGCAATGACGAGCGTGTTG contains:
- the LOC143182865 gene encoding uncharacterized protein LOC143182865 isoform X1 — its product is MVTDRVPWHLPMRDLAGNEAGVIARTCETILPSFLPLLEFIFAYSPDFWRTANDGGGDPGSPTTRHGAGRSLGDGTRSDALDGHDRDHGARFAVHCSAIDDGSACTVAPGLCHGRADVTSARVLRWNWKIGNC
- the LOC143182865 gene encoding uncharacterized protein LOC143182865 isoform X3 is translated as MQFVELFVGTVVTEYVNNIGYFWCTKMILSHIRPFVYHTIKAHRVNETANIGPPKAVLTLYIQMTRITYNDPQVTMIGPP
- the LOC143182865 gene encoding uncharacterized protein LOC143182865 isoform X2, whose amino-acid sequence is MQFVELFVGTVVTEYVNNIGYFWCTKMILSHIRPFVYHTIKAHRVNETANIGPPKAVLTLYIQMTRITYNDPQTHTMQNKRGGKGEQERHDCIYHRAD